A DNA window from Chryseobacterium sp. MEBOG06 contains the following coding sequences:
- a CDS encoding recombinase family protein, whose amino-acid sequence MPAVYLYIRVSTDEQAVKGYSQRSQLERLVHYCKYNNLIITETIFEDYSAKTFNRPSWNKLMFKVKSLKNRPAIILFTYWDRFSRNITDAYLMLEKLGSMGVSLQAIDQPIDFSIPESKIILAVYLATSEVENDKRSRNVSLGMQKARLEGRWINKAPLGYRNKVTADGRKYIAPYAPEAFIIREAFEEIIKEKRVTVSEIYKNAISKGLKCSMSAFYRLIRNPIYCGQIKVPESENEKSKIINGLHTGIVSVMLFEQVQKVLRDLNNLKFVKNKKVLNENFILRGVLLCPICGKTLTASSSQGRCKKYYYYHCAGECKYRIRADYLNTGFLTFLKEAQIDISFLKIANDFLKEINKGKQEAYQSKKREIGRAMDKSIDRSLNAHQLFSMGKIDYDDYFLIKNSCKVYLKNCASELREQALKAGVRMYGKKEGNNIFCHLGDIYEVSDILTKQRIARLFFPEKVITNENILNMLPEFIKEIFGIKLAKPESKVAKNLGNDEKINHFLKEISLFAFEQQLKTI is encoded by the coding sequence ATGCCTGCCGTTTATCTTTATATACGAGTTAGTACAGATGAGCAGGCTGTAAAAGGATATTCCCAGCGCAGCCAGTTGGAGCGTCTTGTGCATTATTGTAAATATAATAACCTGATTATTACAGAAACTATTTTCGAGGATTATTCAGCTAAAACATTTAATCGTCCATCATGGAATAAATTGATGTTTAAAGTTAAATCTCTTAAAAATCGTCCAGCTATTATACTCTTTACTTACTGGGATAGATTTAGTCGTAATATTACAGATGCTTATTTAATGCTTGAGAAGCTTGGAAGTATGGGAGTTTCTCTTCAGGCTATTGATCAACCAATAGATTTTTCTATACCGGAAAGTAAGATTATACTTGCAGTATATCTGGCTACATCTGAAGTCGAAAATGATAAAAGAAGCCGGAATGTGAGTTTGGGTATGCAAAAGGCAAGGCTAGAAGGTCGATGGATAAATAAAGCTCCTTTAGGATATCGGAATAAAGTAACAGCGGATGGAAGAAAATATATTGCTCCCTATGCTCCTGAAGCTTTTATAATTCGTGAAGCCTTTGAAGAGATAATAAAAGAAAAAAGAGTTACAGTATCAGAAATATACAAGAATGCTATCTCTAAAGGCTTAAAATGTAGTATGAGTGCTTTCTATAGATTAATAAGAAATCCTATTTATTGTGGACAAATTAAGGTTCCTGAATCCGAAAATGAAAAAAGCAAGATTATTAATGGGTTACACACAGGAATTGTATCTGTAATGCTATTTGAGCAAGTTCAAAAAGTATTACGAGACTTAAATAACTTAAAGTTCGTCAAAAATAAAAAAGTACTTAATGAAAATTTTATATTAAGAGGAGTTCTTTTATGCCCCATCTGTGGAAAAACATTGACAGCAAGTTCATCGCAAGGGAGATGTAAGAAATACTATTATTACCATTGTGCGGGAGAATGCAAGTATCGTATTAGGGCGGATTATCTTAATACAGGTTTTCTAACTTTTCTTAAGGAAGCTCAGATTGATATTTCTTTTTTAAAGATAGCCAATGATTTCTTGAAAGAAATTAATAAAGGAAAACAGGAAGCTTACCAAAGTAAAAAACGAGAGATTGGAAGGGCGATGGATAAATCAATTGATAGAAGTTTAAATGCACATCAGCTTTTTTCAATGGGGAAAATTGATTATGATGATTATTTCCTTATTAAGAACAGTTGTAAAGTGTATTTGAAAAATTGTGCTTCTGAATTACGTGAGCAAGCCTTAAAGGCCGGGGTAAGAATGTATGGAAAGAAAGAAGGGAATAATATATTTTGTCATTTAGGAGACATTTATGAGGTATCTGATATATTAACTAAACAAAGAATAGCAAGATTATTCTTTCCTGAGAAAGTAATAACCAATGAAAATATTCTGAATATGTTACCGGAATTTATAAAAGAGATATTTGGAATAAAATTAGCAAAACCTGAATCCAAAGTAGCTAAAAATTTAGGTAATGATG
- a CDS encoding condensin complex protein MksE produces MDYDYKDREVNHDFSFLNFTDVQAHFADLNISLLRGRHVQTGEGYIFTLVNNYVSEFTFYYRSLYGLDLKREKSENIEYYYLDFPEEGKGKLYSSDRHREMSAWDSLIALMLLNMYYDRLFDHTKTINRPILENEIMNSDLAPSYKKVFFNNIIRDFYSDPEWKTAMDHYKRALRTLDQLGWVKLLPAGEGDGDILFIIRESINRFANLYHYEISHFDTFVEQIMQKKNKK; encoded by the coding sequence ATGGACTACGACTATAAAGACAGAGAAGTAAATCATGATTTTAGCTTTTTAAATTTCACTGATGTTCAAGCACATTTTGCTGACCTCAACATTTCGTTATTACGCGGAAGACACGTTCAAACCGGTGAAGGTTATATCTTTACACTAGTAAATAATTATGTTTCTGAATTTACATTTTACTACAGATCATTATATGGACTAGATTTAAAACGAGAAAAATCAGAAAATATAGAATATTACTATTTAGATTTTCCAGAAGAAGGTAAAGGTAAACTATATTCAAGTGATCGCCATAGAGAAATGTCAGCGTGGGATTCTCTCATTGCACTCATGTTACTCAATATGTATTATGACCGTTTGTTTGATCATACAAAAACAATCAATAGACCGATTTTAGAAAACGAAATTATGAACAGTGATCTAGCCCCTTCATATAAAAAAGTATTTTTCAATAACATTATAAGAGATTTTTATAGTGATCCCGAGTGGAAAACCGCAATGGATCATTATAAAAGAGCTCTCCGAACACTAGATCAACTTGGATGGGTCAAGCTTTTACCTGCCGGGGAAGGCGATGGAGATATTCTATTTATCATCAGAGAAAGCATAAATAGATTTGCCAATCTCTATCACTATGAGATTAGTCATTTTGATACTTTCGTAGAACAAATAATGCAAAAGAAGAACAAGAAATGA